The Anguilla rostrata isolate EN2019 chromosome 1, ASM1855537v3, whole genome shotgun sequence nucleotide sequence CGTAGGCTATTACTagctgcaataaaaaaaatcaacgtGGCTTCTTTGTTCGCCCATGGTATTGGCAGACGAATATAAAACTCATCCAGACAAGGTCTGATTAACGTTAACGATACAGTCCTGGGATAATTTAACGTTACATACAAAGGTTCGGTATTGCgaaatatttgatttaataCAGAACTGCGTTGGTCGTAGGAAATCGAATCGATCTGACAGAAAACATAAGTGAAAGTCGACAAAATGGGCAGCCAAGTAAAGCTGGGGGACATTCAGTATTAGTGAAGAGCATTACACGGTTAATTATTGACATTAGGCACGCGTGTTTAATCGTGTAGCGCATATGATGAGCGGTAAGCCGTCTAGCTGTCGGTTAACGTGGAGCTAGACCCGCATGAGTGCTCTGGAATTTCGCCAAGATTCGAATGGAACCTTTCATCACTACCTGCAGTTCGGGGCGATACGTTTTATTGGCTTAGCTCTGGAGGGCCGACCTCGTGTGCGCCTCTCCGATTGGCCGTCGTTTACGTCAACCGAAGTCATATAATCCCTTGCGGTCTTATTGGCTGTACTTTGTCGCTCCCCCTCTTGGAGGCGGGTCCCGGTTTGCCGGCTCTGAAAGGAAGACATTTTACTCAAGACCGTTAGCGGCCTGTACTAGGCCCGGGCTGCATGTCCCTGTGGGTTTTCAACTCGACACGAACAAAGCACACGTCATTCAACAGCGAGAGATCTCGTCGAGCTTTTTGATTGGTAGAATCGGGTGCGCTAGATAAGGGTTGAAACGAAAACCTACACGACAGCCTATCTCCAGGAGttggggttgggcagccctgaatTTGCCTGTATTTTATGTCACACTTTGCCTAAATTACGAAAGTAGGGGTGGGTTCTTAAGAAGGCAGCTGGGATAGCAGCCAAAATGTCCCATTATCCCAATCATAACTTTACTAGCCCTGTTTCTGACTCTTTAGTGTTAATGTTTTCTGTTAGCCTGTTCACATTCTCAGCATGAACTGTACATTTCttgttttataatttgtaaTATTTCCATCAGTAATACTCGTAGAAAAGCAACATGTATTAGCATTCAGGCCCAGATAAGAACTATATTGTGACATAGGCACAGGCAATTTTGTAAACCACTAAACAAAGAAGGCGAAGATATactaatattacattatattatctGAACCagaagctatatatatatatatatataatatgctTTTTGGACCTATCTCTGACATGACCCACATAGGCACGTGCCTATGCGTTACCCTGGTCCTGTGTACATTACAAGGCTACATATTTGAGAAAACAATCTCGAGTGTTGACCCAACACTGTCCCAACAAGTTTAAAGTGGACGAGAAATACAATGTCATACAACTctatttcttttgctttttactTTAGATGTGGCCCTACAGGCCTGCGGGGAGCATTATTAACTGCAGTGGCCACTTCATTATTTCTGTATACTTTTTGGGCTGCTTTTTCAAgcttctaagtcagtgttccaaaactccattgctttcagtcaccagcagtgactgttgcatcagcattagaatgttcagttaacaacattctaatcacatatctgtgatgTTGCATCGtgaagaggtggaggagggggtctTGGGTAAATGCGAACTGCAGACCCCTTGCTCCcgtcccacaggtggactccattTCAGAGCAGTCAGCCAGCGGTGTAGTAGTCGCAGATGGTAAAAAATTATGGCGTTTTGTTCAGGAATAATCATTTGGGTATTCCCAGGGCATACAAAAGCactcctgtcccccccccccccccccttacgaGCCATCATTGAGCTCAATGTAAGCCAGCAGTCCAGTAATGGGAATAGCTTCAGCAGCTGAGACAAACCAACCTAATGATGTCACAACCTGGCTTGTCCCAAGATGGCTGTGCTGTAGTGCTAGtagctgcaaaaacaaaccaaaaaaaaaaagaagcaaactaTAGCATGTCTGTCTTTCAAATGCTGGTCAGTTTCAGAATTGAATCTCAGGTTGAAAAGCAAAAGGACCAGAGTCATATTACTGAGGGCTTCGTGTCCCACATAAAAGTGGCAACAGCAGGGGCGAAGCTGGGAATTCCGGGTCCCCCGACGGTGGTAGTATTTCAGCGATACACTTGGATTGTGTGGCGAGTTGCAAACCCGTcgttttaatgtgtgtgtgtttcctctcCCGTTTCCCCTCCTTCTGCAGAACACACGCTTGAGGAAAGCGCAAACTGGCTTCTCTGCGGGCCCCGGCCTCGAGTCTTATCTGAAGGGTTTCAACTTCACCGGCGAACCGCCTTGGCTGCTCTGCACCTGATTACGTTTGCATAACTCCAGCTGTTTCTCATTCGCGTACGTATTCCCTTTACGGTTCACCGCACCTTTCTGCATTTACATAGGTCCACACAACTGACTGGCAGTTAATTCACTGATATGGATTGGGGTGCTGATAGTCGTGAAGGAACAGGTCTTTTAGTCAAGGAAGTTGTCCATCTTTTAGTCATCCTTAATTGATAAGGCCTTCAAGAGCTTTCCAattatagttgtttttttaaaatttatttcttgCAACGTTTTCCCTTTGTCTCTGCAGATACTTTTGAAACCAGtttcttaaaaagaaataaaaggacCTGCGAGACCATGAGCTCTTACACTCCGGCGGACTTTGACTTCACTTTCCTGGAGGAGGGGTTCTGTGCCCGTGACTGCGTTGAGCAGAGGATCAACGAGTCGTCCATGTCggtgagtgagcgtgtgctCAGAGATCTCAAACTGTTCCCGGAGGACTGCGGTGGCTGCACTTTAAAATCGGCGGGCAGTTCAGGCCTAGGGAACAAGGACTAGGCCAAGTGTGGACTCGTTGGCCATTCAGTCACTTAGAGTTAAGCTCGTGAAACCAACCGACACTTGCAGATGTCCTCGACCAAGATTTGAGATTCGGGGTTTGGCGTGTCATCTCGCTTTTGGGGGTTTTTTGGTAAATGGTTGTTTTTAACGGCTCGTTCTCGGTCTCCTTGACGTCCCGACCTCTTGTCGTTTCCCCAGGACGACAAAGACGCCTTCTACGTGGCGGACTTGGGGGACGTCCTGAAGAAGCACCTGAGGTGGGTGCGTGCCCTGCCCCGCGTCATGCCCTTCTACGCCGTCAAGTGCAACGACAGCCGCGCCGTTGTCATGACGCTCGCCTCCCTGGGGACGGGGTTCGACTGCGCCAGCAAGGTAACTGCTGTACACCCGAGGCAGGAGCATCAGTGTTTGAGTGCTTGTGTTCCGTAAATGACCTTGACTTAATTGGCTAATTAGAAGGCGTGAGATTAAATATTGCTGTATCACATTTCTCCCCCTTTTCAGAATGAGATCCAGCTGGTGCAGTCTCTCGGGGTGGACCCCAGCAGGATCATCTATGCCAACCCTTGCAAGCAGGTGTCCCAGATCAAGTACGCCTCTGCCCACGGGGTCCAGATGATGACCTTCGACAGCGAGGTGGAGCTCATGAAGGTCGCCCGTTGCCATGAAAACGCCAAGTGAGTGACTGCTGTGTATTTTTTCGCCCTCTTTTCTGCTTCACccgctttaaaataaaaattaaataaattgtcaGTTGTAGGTGGGCCACTTGAAAAGCTGGGTGGATGGATTTGTTGGATGGATAGTTGGGTTGATATATGGAGGGATACATGGTGTATTACATACTTAATTTTCCTTGTCTGTGCATCTGCCGTGGAAAATCTCACCCTTAACCCATCCCTCTCCCTtgtccttcctcctcctcttcctcaggctgGTGCTCCGCATCGCCACGGACGACTCCAAGGCAGTGTGCCGGCTGAGCGTGAAGTTTGGGGCGACGCTGAAGAGCAGCCGGCTGCTCCTGGAGCGCGCGCGGGAGCTGGGCCTCGACATCATCGGGGTCAGCTTCCACGTGGGCAGCGGCTGCACCGACCCCGAGACCTACAGCCAGGCCATCTCAGACGCCCGCTGCGTCTTCGACATGGGGGTGAGTGCCCGGCACTGTGTGAAACACTCCACTCAGCCGGCAGTTGGAGCTTGAGCTGGTTGTTAAGTGTTGTAAAAACTACCCATTTTGACTGTAATCCCCTTTGGCTAGATCTCAAATTCTGACCCTGGAGATGAAGTGTGCGAGAGAGACAATTAATGACTCTGATTAAGGATTTAAGTTCTGAAATGCACCTAAAATCAGCAGATGTGGTGACCTTTCAGGGTCTGGACTTGAGATTCCTGTCAGAGCTGATTATGTGGTTCTGACACTAAAGcttctcgtgtgtgtgtgtgtgtgtgtgtgtgttaggagGAGTCTGGATTACTTAAAGTTGGGGTTGAAACCAAACCTCTTTGGACAGCCCCAGGTAgatccaggtatttgatgtgttccacctcaagcacacctgatacAAACTAAGTCAAGCCCTTCATTAGCTGCATCGGGTGTGCTGGAGATGGAACACATCAAACCCCTGGATCCACCTGGGAGTGTCCAAAGAGAGGTTTGGACGTAAAGGATATGTCCTCATGACTGACCTCTGGCTGTTTTGCAGGCTGAGCTGGGCTACAACATGACCCTCCTGGACATTGGCGGGGGATTCCCTGGGTCCGACGACTCCAAGCTGAAGTTTGAGGAGGTAATAATTTCCCCGTTTGCTCTCAGCTATGAAGCGGCGAAGATGTCGATGACCTCAAGTCTTGTCGGCCTGGAGGCTGGTGGGGGCGTAGTCGTGTTTTAACCTGTACTCGCTGGAGAAGACCTGGAGTAGAAATTTGTGTGTAGATTAGCCTTTCACAAATCTGGCCCTGGAGGCCGGTAGTGCTGCTGACCTTCTGGGCCAGACTAAGAGTATCCCTTGTGTGAATGGAGGTTGTGCGAACATCCTTGCTTTGTTGGGTGAGCTTGAAGAGCAGGCGGGTTTTCATCTCGGCTGATCTGACCTGTACGTCCTCGTCCGCAGATCACGGCTGTCATAAACCCAGCGCTGGACAAGTACTTTCCGGCCGACTCTGGGGTCAGAGTGATCGCTGAGCCGGGCCGCTACTACGTGTGTTCAGCCTACATGCTGGCGGTCAACATCATCGCCAAGAAGGTGGTGATGAAGGAGCAATCGGCCTCTGATGGTGAGTgtaggaaggggagggggggttgggggggggggggggtcttataAATGGTAACGAGCCACATGTTCCCTCGGTAAGCTCTTTAGCCAGTCTGGCTGAGCTGTGTATGCTCTGTCTGAAGGCACAACATGTCTCGTCAGAAATGAGGTCACCTGTCAGATGGCACCTGTTTTGCCTCGCACAGCTCTaatcccacaacccccccccccccccccccttccttatTCTCACAGATGAAGACGATGGGGCCAACGACAGGACCCTGATGTACTATGTGAATGACGGGGTCTACGGCTCCTTCAACTGCATCCTGTATGACCACGCCCATGTCCTGCCAACTCTgcacaaggtgtgtgtgtgtgtgaagcctgTCTCCTGGCATGGTGCTCTTGTTGTCCTGGCAACACTGCCGAGTCGTGGTGCCAAGTCATTATTGTCTCTGTCTACATAAGTGACCTGGCCCTATTGCAGTGCCAggtcttgtttgtttgtgtgtcccgGTAAGTCTCCCTGTTACTGGAagtttgtgtttatgtacagtCGTGTCCCTGTAAGTGACCTTGCCCTGCTGTACTGCCAGGTCATATTTGTGTCTTCATAAGTGTCCTCCTCCTGTTGTAGTGTAccaggttgtgtttgtgtgtccccaTAAGTGATCGTGTTCTCTCGTGTGTTCCCATAAGTGACCTTGTTCTCTTGTGTGTGTCCCCATAAGTGACCGAATCCTCTCGTGTGTGTCCCCATAAGTGACCTTGTTCTCTTGTGTGTGTCCCCATAAGTGACCGAATCCTCTCGTGTGTGTCCCCATAAGTGACCTTGTTCTCTTGTGTGTGTCCCCATAAGTGACCGAATCCTCTCGTGTGTGTCCCCATAAGTGACCTTGTTCTCTTGTGTGTCCCCATAAGTGACCGAATCCTCTCGTGTGTATCCCCATAAGTGACCTTGTTCTCTTGTGTGTGTCCCCATAAGTGACCGAATCCTCTCGTGTGTATCCCCATAAGTGACCTTGTTCTCTTGTAGTACCGGGTTGTGTTTGCGTCCCTATAAGTGACCGTATTCTCCCGTGTGTGTCCCCATAAGTGACCGAATCCTCTCGTGTGTGTCCCCATAAGTGACCTTGCTCTCTTGTAGTACCGGGTTGTGTTCATGTGCAGCCCCGTAAGTGAGCTCTCCCCGTCTCATTGCAGAAACCCAAGCCGGACGAGCGCACCCACCCCTGCAGCATCTGGGGTCCCACCTGCGACGGGCTGGACCGCATCGTGGAGCAGTGCATCCTGCCGGACCTGCCGCTCGGCGAGTGGCTGCTGTTTGAGAACATGGGGGCCTACACCGTCGccgcctcctccaccttcaACGGCTTCCAGAAGCCCGACATCCACTACGTGATGTCCCGGAGCGCCTGGTACGTGCCCAAGTACCTTAACGTTTTCTGTCGGGCTTTTACTGATTCGTAGCAGTTGGTTTCCAAGGAAGGCACACAATGACACACGAAAACATGTGGATCAGTGTAAAGCTGCCGGCTTTTTCTGAGCAGCTGATTTCTGCATCTTGGTCATGAAAGGTGTAGTGtggttttttaaatcttttgaaAGAGCAGAAAACTTCTCAAGTCATTCACAGTGCAGTATATAAATTAGCTTTGGACTTCACGcagaaattttaaaagaacaaatcGGTAAATCATGCATCAACCGACTAGACATCCAGAACATTCCATCACCAGAGTTTTTTTATCAATTACTcaaagggagggggtgggcaatctgacataaaaaatgtaaaatgctgattGCATTTGCAGCAAAGGATTGAAATGTTTCTGTCGTGGTGAACACAGCTGTGGGTTTGAAAGCCATTGCAGGCCCTGACctccagtgacccccccccctttttttcttgtctCCAGGCAACGCATTCAGCAGATCTCCACTCAGGGGCTGCATGGCCCCATTGAAGAGGCCTGTCCCAGCGACCTGCCGTCCTGCTGCAGGAAGGAGAGCAGCCTGGAGCTGCCGGCCaagccctgccccgcccacgtGCTGTAACCACTCCCATAATGCACAGCGCGCAGCACGccacatttcagtttttgggtgtgtgggcggggaACTCACTTCTTGTACTTTCCTGTTTCAAGAAACCGGTTACTTGACAAGAAAGGGGAAGAGGCAAGAGTGTGTACGATCATCCTTTCTAAAGGATGTAGCGTGTGAATCTTCTCTTTCTGATTAATTGGGggaactattattattattattattattttttattttttattatatttctttgAGAACCTTATTTTAAACAGACACAGGTGTTGGCGtgtcataagcacacacatgcgtgcttTCTGGTAGCGgaataaaaatgttgagcagTAGAACCAAATGCTTGTAGGCCCCCAAAGACGTTCGGCCTGAGAATCCATACTTTCGCCGGACAAATTGCATTCCGCGTCTCTGTGTGAAAGACTGAGATTTTTACCCCTGAAAGAAGGGCTTTTGCCCCCCTTGCAACCTCTGACATTTCATGGAGATGGGTGACACACTGTTGTGTGCAGGGGTGCCTTGGTTAGTTTGCTTTGCTAAACATTGCTAAGCTCAAAATTGCCTGGACACCCATtgggtaacccccccccccccctcccacaccttGCTGCAAGGTTTGGCAGATGTAGggaaacctgcccccccccccctttcagggTCTGGCTGCTACAgacttatttaatatttaattttgctcATCTTTCATACAGAAATGCTTTTTCAGGGGACATGCAAACTTGCCTTTCTGCTCAAACCCTCCCACCACttgaaggtttttttaaaatattaatattaaataatgataaagaaaaaaaaatacaaatgatgtATTGAAAGCAGATGAGAGATGGAAttgcacatttcatttccatttcctatggaagcttttttttttttaacaaaaaaaaacaaaaatattttgtatttttttataataaaatgttaaccCAGAGCACTGGTGTGTGGAGACTTTATTTGGGACATTGTCTGTAAATCTCATGGGGTGTATATATTGGTCACTACGCAACACTGCATAAAAAGAGATAAATCTGAACCAGAAAACTCCAGCATACACCGCTGAACTGTGGAAGTTTCTGTTATTTGCTGTCCGGAGAGGTTTAAATTCTACCGGTTCCGGATATAAACCATTCACTTTGCATGGGGAAGACGGGAAACTTCCGTGTAAAGCCATCAGTTGCCTTGCTGGCTAATCCCCTGTGGTACTCCGCCTGGAAACATTTTCATACCCGAGGGACATGTGCATTTCACACCTCAGTGACACTCCTGACACAGTGCTTTCCCCCCTGCTGGTAACTAGTCTCCAAACTGCCTCGCCTCAGACCCGATGAGAGGTGAGGAGTGACATGAGAAGTACCGGATCGCAGCCGTCGGCTCTTTTCCGAATCCAAGCGCGCAATGAAACTCCGCACGTGAAAggcaccccccctctccccccctcgtTGTCTGAACACACGAACAGACCTGGAGGGAGGAGTCTAACCGTCAAAGCTGGATAGTGGGGGCATCTGTTACGCTACCTCTCGCACGGTATAAGTGAGCTCAACGGCAGCTAGTTCCCCCTCAGACGGGCGCTGTTTCTGCTACGCGCGACCCT carries:
- the odc1 gene encoding ornithine decarboxylase; this translates as MSSYTPADFDFTFLEEGFCARDCVEQRINESSMSDDKDAFYVADLGDVLKKHLRWVRALPRVMPFYAVKCNDSRAVVMTLASLGTGFDCASKNEIQLVQSLGVDPSRIIYANPCKQVSQIKYASAHGVQMMTFDSEVELMKVARCHENAKLVLRIATDDSKAVCRLSVKFGATLKSSRLLLERARELGLDIIGVSFHVGSGCTDPETYSQAISDARCVFDMGAELGYNMTLLDIGGGFPGSDDSKLKFEEITAVINPALDKYFPADSGVRVIAEPGRYYVCSAYMLAVNIIAKKVVMKEQSASDDEDDGANDRTLMYYVNDGVYGSFNCILYDHAHVLPTLHKKPKPDERTHPCSIWGPTCDGLDRIVEQCILPDLPLGEWLLFENMGAYTVAASSTFNGFQKPDIHYVMSRSAWQRIQQISTQGLHGPIEEACPSDLPSCCRKESSLELPAKPCPAHVL